One genomic region from Drosophila busckii strain San Diego stock center, stock number 13000-0081.31 chromosome 3R, ASM1175060v1, whole genome shotgun sequence encodes:
- the LOC108601620 gene encoding phospholipase A1 produces MRAQSNRNGPNNDKADTRNAMPSANDSSLMSPSTLPILERHNFYSSSSSGIIAPIDGQQPIANDEQLLRLQDYNLLYNAEKQTYFQLHSLNQVQAEGVTAQQQSINRRLQQVVGNTLTAAFGLNAYNGQQAAVGMTTQTVRLYDAVSLRQSRFNPFHPTRIIIHGWLGNGQANIYSYLVPAYLSLDRGNYNVFTLDWGRGAIADYVTASYRVKPVGQVLAKFVDFLHEETGMRFEDLQLIGFSMGAHVAGLAGQHVQTGRVSIIRALDPALPFFRYAQEKERLTKDDADYVEVLHTSVGSYGFDRPLGHVDFYANWGSKQPGCFWHECSHWRAFALLAESLQAASDSSGSADFEAKGCQPAEWQQLTRHKYCPQPTGKHLHMGGDLAGLSMKQLGLREGVYYFETNAVPPYSVKEIP; encoded by the exons ATGAGGGCACAGTCTAATAGAAATGGGCCCAACAATGACAAGGCTGACACACGAAATGCAATGCCATCAGCCAACGACAGCAGCTTAATGAGCCCCAGCACGTTGCCAATATTGGAAAGGCATAActtttatagcagcagcagcagcggtatCATCGCTCCCATTGATGGCCAACAGCCCATTGCCAATGATGAGCAACTATTGCGACTGCAGGACTACAATTTACTTTACAATGCCGAGAAGCAGACATACTTCCAACTGCACAGCCTCAATCAAGTTCAGGCCGAGGGCGTGACAGCCCAACAGCAGTCTATCAATCGCCGCTTACAGCAGGTTGTGGGTAACACTTTGACCGCTGCTTTTGGCCTTAATGCATATAATGGTCAGCAAGCTGCTGTGGGGATGACCACACAAACAGTTCGACTCTATGATGCTGTCTCCTTGCGACAATCACGCTTTAATCCTTTCCATCCAACACG catcATCATACATGGATGGCTGGGCAATGGCCAGGCGAACATCTATAGCTATCTGGTGCCAGCGTATTTGAGTCTGGACAGAGGCAACTATAATGTTTTTACGTTGGACTGGGGACGTGGCGCCATTGCCGATTATGTGACTGCCAGCTATAGGGTGAAGCCAGTGGGTCAGGTGTTGGCCAAGTTTGTGGACTTTCTGCACGAGGAGACGGGCATGCGGTTTGAAGACTTACAATTAATTGGCTTCAGCATGGGCGCGCATGTGGCTGGTCTTGCTGGCCAGCACGTGCAGACTGGACGTGTGAGCATTATACGCGCCTTGGATCCGGCCCTACCATTCTTTCGCTACGCCCAGGAAAAAGAGCGACTCACAAAAGACGATGCGGACTATGTGGAGGTGTTGCACACCAGCGTTGGCAGCTATGGCTTCGATAGACCCCTCGGCCATGTGGACTTCTATGCCAACTGGGGCAGCAAGCAGCCGGGCTGCTTCTGGCACGAGTGCAGCCATTGGCGTGCCTTTGCTCTCTTGGCGGAAAGCCTGCAAGCTGCCTCCGACAGTTCCGGCAGTGCCGACTTCGAGGCTAAAGGTTGCCAGCCGGCGGAATGGCAACAGCTAACTCGCCACAAATACTGTCCACAGCCAACGGGCAAGCATCTGCATATGGGCGGTGATTTGGCTGGACTATCAATGAAGCAGTTGGGACTGCGGGAGGGCGTCTACTATTTCGAGACCAATGCAGTGCCGCCATATAGCGTTAAGGAAATTCCATAG